From the genome of Thermococcus chitonophagus, one region includes:
- a CDS encoding toprim domain-containing protein — protein MYPENYEKFEKIIERLREFTGLIIVEGRRDEESLRKLGVRTEILRLSRSPLADVALIASEYEEVMILTDLDETGERLAKKLYGLLEGLTKVDIETRRELKFIAMKDIKGIEDLYSLWEGLSLRFWPLRRGFNEKKANDTPTHPI, from the coding sequence ATGTACCCCGAGAACTATGAGAAGTTTGAAAAGATCATAGAACGATTGCGAGAGTTTACTGGCCTGATCATCGTCGAAGGTCGGCGAGATGAAGAATCCCTAAGGAAATTGGGGGTCCGGACGGAGATACTCAGGCTCTCCCGCTCACCCCTCGCGGATGTCGCGTTAATAGCATCGGAATATGAGGAGGTAATGATACTCACAGATTTAGATGAAACGGGTGAGCGGCTGGCTAAGAAGCTTTACGGGCTGCTTGAGGGCTTAACTAAAGTCGACATTGAAACTAGGAGGGAACTAAAGTTCATCGCAATGAAGGACATTAAAGGCATTGAAGATCTGTACTCTCTCTGGGAGGGCCTGAGTCTCCGTTTCTGGCCCCTGAGGAGGGGGTTTAATGAAAAGAAAGCGAACGATACTCCAACACATCCTATCTGA
- a CDS encoding TIGR04013 family B12-binding domain/radical SAM domain-containing protein, whose product MVEVVVKITRRNHNAFVHLLAALESQGYDLADVLVTKDLEEIIRAKPKVVLYSFYSQEVDEVKREMEILKSRVNAIFVAGGYHAMAMPKHTLRVLGFDVVVIGEGEEALYNLLFELKKNNYKLGKSLTSVKGLAFYLGDDFIFTGFAKVEDFWRFPPYPEGLKLISPMEISRGCPFGCYYCQTPYAKGFRMRHRPIDQIVKYSRRMKDMRYITPNAFAYGSPGAILKLEKLEALLKALQPLRREGRRLFYGTFPSEVRPEFVTRETVELLVEYTDTRRLAIGAQSGDDAMLKAMHRLHKVEHVVNAVELALEYGLEPVVDFIVGLPGESEESQRKSIELMEWIMKKGGKVRAHYFMPLPGTPWARCRPSPLSEEMKKFLGRMAAEGKIEGSWGVQIQISRRLQKLIDEFYEEPFTYHGIIREVC is encoded by the coding sequence GTGGTTGAGGTTGTCGTAAAGATAACGAGGAGAAATCACAATGCTTTTGTTCACCTACTAGCTGCTTTGGAGAGTCAAGGCTATGACCTAGCTGATGTTCTTGTGACAAAAGACTTGGAGGAGATAATAAGGGCTAAACCTAAGGTCGTTCTTTATTCATTCTACTCCCAGGAAGTTGACGAAGTGAAAAGGGAGATGGAGATCCTGAAAAGTCGTGTGAATGCGATATTTGTTGCTGGCGGCTACCATGCAATGGCCATGCCGAAGCACACTCTTAGGGTCCTTGGCTTTGATGTGGTAGTTATAGGTGAAGGTGAAGAAGCACTCTATAACCTCCTATTCGAGCTCAAGAAAAACAATTACAAGCTTGGGAAGTCTCTAACTTCCGTTAAGGGTCTCGCCTTCTACTTAGGTGACGATTTCATTTTTACGGGTTTCGCTAAGGTTGAAGACTTCTGGAGATTTCCTCCCTATCCCGAAGGCTTGAAACTTATCTCTCCAATGGAGATTAGCAGAGGTTGTCCATTCGGCTGTTACTATTGTCAAACCCCTTACGCCAAGGGCTTCAGGATGAGGCACAGGCCAATAGATCAAATTGTTAAGTATTCAAGGAGAATGAAGGACATGCGTTATATAACTCCAAATGCCTTTGCCTATGGCAGTCCTGGGGCCATCCTTAAGCTGGAAAAGCTTGAAGCTTTACTTAAGGCTCTCCAACCTTTGAGAAGAGAGGGAAGGAGATTGTTCTACGGCACATTTCCTAGTGAAGTAAGGCCGGAATTCGTCACTAGGGAAACCGTTGAGTTGCTAGTAGAGTATACCGATACAAGAAGACTTGCTATTGGGGCCCAGAGTGGGGATGATGCCATGCTTAAGGCAATGCACAGATTACATAAGGTTGAGCATGTGGTTAATGCAGTTGAGCTGGCTTTGGAGTACGGCTTGGAACCTGTAGTTGACTTCATAGTGGGTCTTCCTGGCGAGAGTGAGGAGAGCCAGAGGAAGAGCATAGAGTTAATGGAGTGGATAATGAAGAAGGGAGGTAAAGTTAGGGCACACTACTTCATGCCTCTCCCAGGAACTCCCTGGGCCCGTTGCAGACCCTCTCCACTAAGTGAGGAGATGAAAAAATTCTTGGGCAGGATGGCGGCTGAGGGCAAGATTGAGGGCTCCTGGGGAGTTCAAATCCAAATATCTAGAAGACTACAGAAGCTTATTGACGAGTTCTATGAGGAACCTTTCACTTATCATGGGATTATTAGGGAGGTTTGCTGA